The Microcoleus sp. FACHB-831 region GCGTGTAGTAGGAATTCCCTACAAGTCTGTCTGCGTGGCTATGACACAAATCCAACTCGCCTATCCCAAAATTCCACTAAGGAAGGACGAGGATTCATGAGTCGATAAAGCACGATCGTTCAATGGTAGTAATGAAGATCGGCTTTTCCTAGTCACGATTCCAGAGTTTGGCGATCGCGTCAGCGAAGCGGGTTAGCGCTGCTGCGTTAGCGGAGCGGCTCTGAAAGAGCTAGCGCAGATCGTGTTTTTATGCCTTGCACTCATAGCAAAACTCGTGTTTTGGACTTGACTTCAAACATCAAATCGGCGACTAACTGAGCATAGTCTCCTGCTGTTCGCCGCGATCGCTCTAGCTCTAATTCTTAAATCAATCTGACTGACGCAGACTTCATGAATGATGAATTTTCAAGTTCTGAGTGTCGCTGGACTGGTCGGCGAACGCTTTGAACTCCATAGCATCGTGACTGCAAAAGAGGCGCACGCCATTAGTGCGATCGCCTGATAACGCACGCAGCCGATCTTGATTGTGGAGTCTCGCCTCGCGATCCACCTCCATCATCCATTGGTAGAACCGCATTCCCGGCGTGCATCGTGGCTGGTCGGAGTCCATCTCGTGTCGGTAAAAGTAGGCATCGCCTGCATTCAGCAGCCACCCCTCCGGTGTCTTGATAGCAATACCAGCATGACCCCGCGTGTGACCAGCAAGCGGGATGAGGAGAATCTCTGGCGGTAGTCCCTCAAGATCGCGGACAGCCTGGAAGCCGAACCAAGGTTCTCCCCCCGCCGAATAGAACTTCCAGCGTTTTACCTCGTCCCACTGGTCTGGGCGATACCGCTGGCTGGCAATGAAACCGCGCCTATCCCGTGCTGCGTCAATTTCAGGCTGCATTACATGTACAATTGCTTCAGGGAAATCCTCCAGGCCACCAGCATGATCGAAATCGAGGTGGGTAAGGACGATATGGCGCACGTCCCGTGAGGAAAATCCTAGTTGCTCAACCTGAGCGATCGCCGTGTACTTGCGATCGAACTGTATACCATTGAAATGAATAAAAAACGGGCTGAGTCGCGCGTAAGGCGATTTAACATCGCGCAGACCGAAGCCAGTATCGATCAGAACGAGTCCCTGGTTGGTCTCGACAAGCAGACAGTGACAGACGAGGCGAGCCGTCAGACCGCGACTGAAGCCATCGAAGAGCGCCCCACCGATCGGGCACATGCAGCCACAATTGAGATGATGAATGTGCATAAGCGTTCTGCTTTAAACTACTTTTTGCCTACGGGTATCGATGTCTGCACCCCACTCGTCGCTTGCATTTGCTCCGGTCGGTAGAGAATGTCCGCCAAAACGCCTTTATATACAGATGATAAGAAAGGCATTGCGTGCGAACCTGCAAGGATACCCTCCTTGCCTGCTTTCTCTAGTGCTTGCTGTATGGTGTTTTATCTTTGAGAGTTTAGACCAACAAATTTGTTTAAACTCTAATTTAGTTAAATTAGTTGAAAATTCATTAGTTATACTCTTTCAATAGTCTTGATTTTAAAATTTTTACCTACTACAAAAGTAGTAGTTGCTAGATTCGATATTTGTATAGGCAAACACTTATAGCTGTTTTCACTCCCATTGATATGCTCATCGGTAGGGTTGATAAGCCTAACGCCATAGTTTCGCTTACTGCTTTGCGATTCTTAATTATGGTTATAAAAATGTAATAAACTCAGCCTCTAAACTGTCATTTAGTTGAGCTTAATCAAAGTATAAACACTTTTATAAAGTTAAACAAAAGAGATGGTTAGCGATCGCTACGAGACTAAGACTGGCACTGATTGAGATTTCTGCTGTAATTGGGGCATTTAAATATCTGGCTCAGAATAAAACAGCGGCTGAATAGCAAGGGCAATACATTTAAGCTGTATTAGTGCTATTCCTCTTAAGATAGATGTAAACCCAGTTTTTCAGTAGCACGATATACATATACAAGAGTTAGAGTCAAATTGAATATAACTCTGCAAACCAATAAACAAAACCTCTGGTGATTTTTGCCCGCAGTTTTCTCCAGGTTTGAAGCACTGGAAAGCTTATCCGCTTCTTAATATCCCTTAATAAAATTAACAATTTTCATGACGCGAGGACAAGTATTTTCCTCGCTTCTCTCTTCAAATAAGCCTTCTAGCAATCGGCCAGGGAAAAATTTACTAGCATAAAAGAAAAAGGTGTTGAGCAATCCTTTAGGTGGAGAGGATTTTTACCTCGAAACTTAGGTATTCCCGATTAAAAATCACAAGGATTGCTATTAGGTTTGTAGCCTAATATTCGTAATCGGCTCTCTCCAAATGAGAATTCATTGGAGGTTGATGTGAAAAAAGTAGCGATCGCACTCGGTCTTTTTAGTTTAGTCAGCAGCACTCTTGCAAGTTGTGCTGCACCTCGTCAGAACACGCAAAATAGCAGCAATGGGGACGCAAAACTCTCCTCCGTTGCTGTAACAGTCCGCGACCTTGGCAACCCTTTCTTTGTACAAATTGGTAAAGGTGCTGAAGCCGAAGCCAAGAAACTTGGCGGTGGAAACGTGAGGACAACTCTCGTTTCCAGTGGAGACGATTTAAATCAGCAATTTAATCAAATCGAAAACTTTATTGCTTCGGATGTCAGCATGATTGTACTCAATGCTGCCGACAGTAAAGGAATTTTTGCAGCGGTTGAACAAGCTAAGAAATCAGGAATTCCAATCATTGCAGTTGATACCGCCGCAGAAGGCGGTGTTGATGCAACTGTCACCTCAAATAACGTACAAGCTGGTGAAATAAGTTGTAAATACATTGCAGATACCTTGAAAGGCCAAGGCAATGTTGTAATTATCAACGGGCCTCCAGTTGCTTCAGTAGTTGAGCGAGTCCAGGGATGTCTGAGAGTATTCTCCAAATATCCCGGTATCAAGATTCTTTCAAAAGATCAGAATGCAGAAGGTAGCCGTGATGGTGGGTTGAGAGTAATGAGCGATTTGCTCACATCCTTCCCAAAAATTGATGCCGTTTTTGCAATTAATGACCCCACTGGTATTGGTGCAGAACTAGCCGCTAAACAGGCGCAACGAAGCGAGTTCTTTATTGTTGGCGTCGATGGCGCACCCGAAGCACTAGATGCGCTCAAGCAGAAAAATAGCCTATTTGCTGCTACTGCGGCTCAAGATCCATTTCGGATGGCAGCCAAGGCAGTTGAGGTAGGAAACGACATCCTGAAAGGGAATAAGCCTGCCAATCCAAACATTTTAATTCCAGTCTCGCTAATTACTCGTGAAAACGTTAATCAGCATAAAGGCTGGACAAGCGAATAAATAGGCTTCTGTCGTTAATTCCACAAATTCATTGATTGATAATCTGTCGAGTTGTAGCTTGCGATAGTGCATCCGCAACGCTACGCGATCGCATAAATTAACAGGAATTTCTGATGGTAAGTAGCACTGAAAATTCAACAAAAACTAAGCCAGTTCTGGAAATGCAAGGCATTAAAAAAACTTTTAACAGTTTTACCGCCTTGCATGATGTAAATCTAACCGTTTACCCAGGGGAAGTTCACGCCCTTATGGGTGAAAATGGTGCGGGCAAAAGCACGCTGATGAAAATTCTGGCTGGAGCATACATAGCTGATGCGGGGGAAATACGAATTGACGGTCAACCTGTTAGGATGACAGACCCCGGTCAGGCTAGAAATTTGGGCATCGCCATTATTTATCAAGAGTTGAATCTTGCCCCAAATTTAACTGTTGCTGAAAACATTTTCATGGGTAGCGAGATTACCAAAGGAGGTACTTTTATTGACCAAGATGGAATGCTGCGTAAAGCAGCTGAGGTATTAAAAAACCTCGACGCAAGTTTTGAGGCGGGAGACCTAGTTTCAACACTTTCAATTGCAGAACAGCAGCAAGTTGAAATAGCCAGGGCACTCAAGGACAACAGCCGCATTTTAGTAATGGATGAGCCGACAGCGGCGCTTTCAGACCGCGAAACAGAGAAGCTTTTTGAGATTGTTCGTCGCTTGCGAAGTGAGGGCATCGCCATTATTTATATTAGCCATCGGATGGAAGAGATTTATGCCCTTGCCGACCGCGTTAGCGTAATCCGAGATGGTGGGTATATTGGCTCTCTTGAGAGAAGTGAAATTTCCGCCGAGCGTTTAGTAGAAATGATGGTGGGTCGTCCTTTACAGGATTTATACGAACATAAGCGTCAAACACAACTTGGCTCAGTAGTCCTTGAGGTAAATAATTTAAGTGATGGGCACAAGGTAAAATCTGCAAGTTTTAAACTACATGCTGGCGAAATTGTTGGTCTAGCGGGTTTAGTTGGTGCAGGTAGAACAGAGATTGCTCGTCTGATTTTTGGTGCTGATAGAAAGACTAGCGGTGAAATAAAACTGGAAGGTCGTTCTCTCAATATCTCGACACCCGATGATGCAATTAAAGCGGGAATTGCTTATGTGCCCGAAGATCGTAAAGATCTAGGTCTATTTCTGGAGATAAGTTCTGGTGAAAATATCACCATGAACGTACTTGAACGAGAGGCAAAAGCTGGCATTATAAACTCAAAATCGTTGTTTAAAATTGTGGCTGATGCTATTAACAACTTAGGGATTCGTCTAGCTAGTCCAAGTATCAGAGCAATGGATTTATCTGGGGGAAATCAGCAGAAGTTATTGCTAGCACGGTGGTTGGCAATTAATCCCAAGGTACTTTTGCTCGATGAACCAACGCGGGGTGTGGACATTGGGGCGAAAAGCGAAATTTATCGAATTATTAGCGATTTGGCAGCAAACGGCGTAGCCATTTTGATGATTTCCAGCGAGTTGCCGGAAATTGTGGGAATGAGCGATCGCGTCTTGGTGATGCGTGCGGGAAGCCTAGTTGGTGAAGTAGGCGGCTCAACTGGGGAAGCAATTACACAAGAAAACATCATGGCTTATGCCACAGGGGCAAGAGAGGTAGCAAAATCATGAGTCAAACAAAAGTAAAAACCACCAAAAATGAAAATAGCGATCGCCAAAAAGCGAGCAAACGTCAAGCTTGGAGGAATTTCATCCAGGTTGCCGGAATATTACCTATTTTGGTTGCAATTTGTATAATCTTTTCACTTGTTTCGCCAAGCTTTCTTTCACCAGGAAATCTCATTAATGTCATTCGGCAAGCATCTATCAATATCGTGCTAGCTACGGGAATGACATTTGTCATTTTGACTGGAGGAATTGACCTTTCAGTAGGGTCAATTTTGGGTGTTACCGCAGTAGTCGGGGTACTTGTTTCGTTGATTCCAGGTCTTAGTTTGTTAGCCATACCAGCCGCTTTATTAGCGGGATTAGGTTTAGGCTTACTTAATGGGTCGTTGATTGCCTTTTTAGGTTTGCCACCTTTTATCGTTACGCTTGGTTCCTATACAGCTTTGCGGGGTGTTGCTTATTTAGTTGCTAATGGCACTACAGTTCTTAATCGAGATCTAAATTTTGCTTGGATAGGCAACAATTATCTCGGCCCAATTCCCTGGTTAGTTGTAATTGCTTTGCTTTCCGTTGCAGCCAGTTGGTTTGTCTTAAGACGGACAGTATTGGGGAGACGTATTTACGCTGTAGGGGGTAACGCACGCGCAGCGCGACTAACAGGAATTAAAGTAAATCGGGTGCTGTTATTCGTTTATGGCGTAAGCGGTTTACTTTCTGGTTTAGGCGGAATTATGAGCGCCTCGCGTCTCTACAGTGCGACGGGTATGTTGGGTCAAGGCTACGAACTTGATGCGATCGCTGCTGTAATTTTGGGAGGGACGAGCTTCACGGGTGGTATTGGCACTATCTGGGGAACCCTACTCGGTGCTTTAATTATCGCCTTGCTCAACAATGGATTAACTTTGATGAACGTGTCATTTTTCTGGCAGTTAGTTGTCAAAGGTCTTGTAATTATTATCGCCGTCACGATTGACAAACTTCGCACTCGTTCTAGCGCTACTGCATAAGTTTTGCAGCTCAAGTTATGAGTTTTGATTAATCCAAGACTCATAACTTTCCAGAAAAATTTAATAAGGGGGAATTATTTTGTATGTCGCTTCATTATTCCTCTCACAGATTTCCTGCTTTTCTACTGGCATCTCCTGTTTTAGTTTTACTGATATCATCCGCAACTTGGGCTATACCAATCGAGGGATCGGTGGCTCCTGAGCCAGTAACTAACGCTGTTTCTGAACCATTAGATAGCATGGCGGAAGAACCCTTGGCTCAGGTGGGTTCTGTTTCTCAACTCTCCGATGTTAAACCTACTGATTGGGCGTTCGAGGCACTGCAATCTCTGGTAGAACGCTATGGTTGCATCGCTGGTTATCCAGATGGCAGCTACAGAGGTAATCGTGCTATGACACGATACGAATTTGCAGTAGGATTGAATGCCTGTATCAATCGCATAAACGCACGGATTGCAGCAGGAACGGACGCCACGATTACCAAAGAAGAGTTAGCAACGCTCCAAAAGCTACAAGAAGAATTTGTACTTGAATTAACAACATTACGCGGTCGAGTAGATGCGCTAGAGGCACGTACAACAGAACTAGAAGCGAACCAGTTTTCAACGACGACTAAGCTAAATGCAGAAATTATCGTAGCGGTAACAGACACGTTCGGCGATCGCGTTGGCGGTGGTGGCGATCGCACCAACACTATTGTTGCGGATCGGGCGCGATTAAATCTCGAAACTAGCTTCACAGGTCGCGATCTGCTAAGAACCCGTTTGGAATTTGGCAACTTTGGCAACATT contains the following coding sequences:
- a CDS encoding ABC transporter substrate-binding protein codes for the protein MKKVAIALGLFSLVSSTLASCAAPRQNTQNSSNGDAKLSSVAVTVRDLGNPFFVQIGKGAEAEAKKLGGGNVRTTLVSSGDDLNQQFNQIENFIASDVSMIVLNAADSKGIFAAVEQAKKSGIPIIAVDTAAEGGVDATVTSNNVQAGEISCKYIADTLKGQGNVVIINGPPVASVVERVQGCLRVFSKYPGIKILSKDQNAEGSRDGGLRVMSDLLTSFPKIDAVFAINDPTGIGAELAAKQAQRSEFFIVGVDGAPEALDALKQKNSLFAATAAQDPFRMAAKAVEVGNDILKGNKPANPNILIPVSLITRENVNQHKGWTSE
- a CDS encoding MBL fold metallo-hydrolase, with the translated sequence MCPIGGALFDGFSRGLTARLVCHCLLVETNQGLVLIDTGFGLRDVKSPYARLSPFFIHFNGIQFDRKYTAIAQVEQLGFSSRDVRHIVLTHLDFDHAGGLEDFPEAIVHVMQPEIDAARDRRGFIASQRYRPDQWDEVKRWKFYSAGGEPWFGFQAVRDLEGLPPEILLIPLAGHTRGHAGIAIKTPEGWLLNAGDAYFYRHEMDSDQPRCTPGMRFYQWMMEVDREARLHNQDRLRALSGDRTNGVRLFCSHDAMEFKAFADQSSDTQNLKIHHS
- a CDS encoding sugar ABC transporter ATP-binding protein, producing the protein MVSSTENSTKTKPVLEMQGIKKTFNSFTALHDVNLTVYPGEVHALMGENGAGKSTLMKILAGAYIADAGEIRIDGQPVRMTDPGQARNLGIAIIYQELNLAPNLTVAENIFMGSEITKGGTFIDQDGMLRKAAEVLKNLDASFEAGDLVSTLSIAEQQQVEIARALKDNSRILVMDEPTAALSDRETEKLFEIVRRLRSEGIAIIYISHRMEEIYALADRVSVIRDGGYIGSLERSEISAERLVEMMVGRPLQDLYEHKRQTQLGSVVLEVNNLSDGHKVKSASFKLHAGEIVGLAGLVGAGRTEIARLIFGADRKTSGEIKLEGRSLNISTPDDAIKAGIAYVPEDRKDLGLFLEISSGENITMNVLEREAKAGIINSKSLFKIVADAINNLGIRLASPSIRAMDLSGGNQQKLLLARWLAINPKVLLLDEPTRGVDIGAKSEIYRIISDLAANGVAILMISSELPEIVGMSDRVLVMRAGSLVGEVGGSTGEAITQENIMAYATGAREVAKS
- a CDS encoding ribose ABC transporter permease, which gives rise to MSQTKVKTTKNENSDRQKASKRQAWRNFIQVAGILPILVAICIIFSLVSPSFLSPGNLINVIRQASINIVLATGMTFVILTGGIDLSVGSILGVTAVVGVLVSLIPGLSLLAIPAALLAGLGLGLLNGSLIAFLGLPPFIVTLGSYTALRGVAYLVANGTTVLNRDLNFAWIGNNYLGPIPWLVVIALLSVAASWFVLRRTVLGRRIYAVGGNARAARLTGIKVNRVLLFVYGVSGLLSGLGGIMSASRLYSATGMLGQGYELDAIAAVILGGTSFTGGIGTIWGTLLGALIIALLNNGLTLMNVSFFWQLVVKGLVIIIAVTIDKLRTRSSATA